The following proteins are encoded in a genomic region of Herminiimonas arsenicoxydans:
- the int gene encoding Integrase (Evidence 2b : Function of strongly homologous gene; PubMedId : 9791097, 12823813, 16484212; Product type e : enzyme), with amino-acid sequence MALSDLTVRQAKTTGKRYTLSDNDCLGLMVSAAGGKSWQFRYYWLGKQKRLCLGGYPALSLREARTERDKAQALLARGIDPQVERDQKRHAAKLAGEYTFKTVFDAWVEHRRKELKEGRQSTLSQILRIFNKDVLPTLGKMSIYDIRRPQLLGVLAAIEKRKAFTTAEKVRTWFNQMFRYALVIAEGLEVNPAADLDVVAEPKPPVAHNPYLHLPEMPEFLQKLRLYNPRGWQTQLGVRLLFLTGVRTGELRLAEPEQFDLDRGLWIIPPQIVKQLQDEMRKAGKRPQDVPPYIVPLSLQAIEIVRYLLGVMRPAQRYLLSHRSELKKRISENTLNKAVQLMGYEGRLTGHGIRGTISTALNEIGYPKIWVDAQLSHSDPNKVSSSYNHAKYVEPRRRMMQDWADRLDLLEQGEVEAASAHLTIRIDGVPAMAEVEEAVDATLAMAEPTPPGVPPVVATPIVVTPSSGGITFQRLSQVPPPPTHAPEPEVSAIQREREEMLTIYESPSSLPVPLFGKLAGKSKDQINRELKAGKLLSISLGNRGQRVPDWQLVPLKHKLAQVLMNQCLHADSWDLYRMLTQPHPDLGDRAAIDAVTPTNVPAIIRVIMGDYQHHADMPEAIAPYPIPEDVRQSVRRLVDSAVVLDGA; translated from the coding sequence ATGGCGCTCTCTGATCTGACCGTCCGGCAGGCGAAGACCACCGGAAAACGCTACACCCTCTCCGACAACGACTGCCTGGGCCTGATGGTCTCAGCCGCAGGCGGCAAGTCATGGCAATTCCGCTACTACTGGCTGGGCAAGCAAAAGCGCCTGTGCCTGGGCGGCTATCCTGCCCTCAGCCTGCGTGAAGCCCGGACCGAGCGAGACAAGGCCCAGGCCCTGCTTGCCAGGGGGATCGATCCCCAGGTCGAGCGCGACCAGAAACGGCACGCGGCCAAGCTGGCGGGCGAATACACCTTCAAGACCGTCTTCGATGCTTGGGTCGAGCATCGCCGTAAGGAACTCAAGGAAGGCCGTCAGAGCACGCTTTCCCAGATCCTGCGCATCTTTAACAAAGACGTGCTGCCCACTCTGGGGAAGATGTCGATCTATGACATTCGCCGCCCTCAGCTTCTGGGCGTCCTGGCGGCGATCGAGAAGCGCAAGGCGTTCACTACTGCGGAAAAGGTCCGCACCTGGTTCAACCAGATGTTCCGTTATGCCCTGGTCATCGCCGAGGGGCTGGAGGTCAACCCGGCCGCAGACCTGGACGTGGTAGCCGAACCCAAGCCCCCGGTAGCCCACAACCCCTACTTGCACCTGCCCGAGATGCCCGAGTTCCTCCAGAAGCTCCGGCTCTACAACCCCCGTGGCTGGCAGACCCAGCTTGGCGTCCGGCTGCTGTTCCTGACCGGGGTGCGCACCGGCGAACTGCGGTTGGCCGAACCCGAACAGTTCGACCTCGACAGGGGCTTGTGGATCATCCCGCCGCAGATCGTCAAGCAGCTCCAGGATGAAATGCGCAAGGCAGGGAAGCGGCCGCAGGATGTGCCCCCCTATATCGTGCCGCTATCCCTGCAGGCCATCGAGATCGTGCGCTATCTTCTGGGGGTGATGCGGCCGGCGCAGAGGTACCTGCTGTCACACCGCAGCGAACTCAAGAAGCGCATCAGCGAGAACACCCTCAACAAGGCCGTGCAGCTCATGGGCTATGAGGGGCGCCTGACCGGCCACGGCATCCGCGGCACCATCTCGACGGCGCTCAACGAGATTGGCTACCCGAAGATTTGGGTGGACGCGCAGCTTTCCCATTCCGACCCCAATAAGGTGAGTTCGTCCTACAACCACGCCAAGTACGTTGAGCCGCGCCGTCGGATGATGCAGGACTGGGCCGATCGGCTCGACCTGCTCGAACAGGGCGAAGTGGAAGCCGCGAGCGCGCACCTGACCATCCGTATCGACGGGGTGCCGGCGATGGCAGAAGTGGAGGAAGCGGTGGATGCGACCCTCGCGATGGCCGAGCCCACTCCTCCCGGCGTCCCGCCCGTCGTGGCCACGCCTATTGTCGTAACCCCGAGCAGCGGCGGGATCACGTTCCAGCGGCTGTCTCAGGTGCCGCCGCCTCCGACGCATGCCCCAGAGCCGGAAGTGTCCGCGATCCAGCGCGAGCGCGAGGAAATGCTGACCATCTACGAGTCTCCAAGCAGCTTGCCGGTCCCGCTGTTCGGCAAGCTGGCTGGAAAGTCCAAGGACCAGATCAACCGCGAACTGAAAGCGGGCAAGTTGCTGTCCATCAGTTTGGGTAATCGGGGGCAGCGTGTTCCCGATTGGCAACTGGTGCCGCTCAAGCACAAGCTGGCCCAGGTGCTCATGAACCAGTGCCTGCACGCGGATTCGTGGGATCTGTACCGCATGCTGACCCAGCCGCACCCTGACCTGGGGGACCGCGCGGCCATTGATGCGGTCACGCCGACCAACGTGCCGGCGATCATCCGGGTCATCATGGGCGACTACCAGCACCATGCGGATATGCCCGAGGCCATTGCCCCTTACCCCATCCCCGAGGATGTGCGGCAAAGCGTTCGTCGGCTGGTGGATAGCGCAGTAGTTCTAGACGGAGCATAG
- a CDS encoding Conserved hypothetical protein, putative peroxidase (Evidence 4 : Homologs of previously reported genes of unknown function), with product MEARMVGSGWDRVPIDSQSIDAPLSRAAVFLTLTVAEGHEALQAVAGILDGLDDLIKTVGFRDLNGRLSCITALGSALWDRFQTGKRPKELRPFVPIEGAKHTAPATPGDLFFHIRAEREDLCFEFERLLLDQLGSSVTVADEVVGFRYFDSRDLLGFVDGTANPTGHDIGASTLVGSEDQAFAGGSYLVVQKYLHQMQPWARLAKDEQERIIGREIVSNVELPDATSGQKSHKTLATIVDDDGTEHDILRDNMPFGRPGQGEYGTYFIGYSRHLWVTQKMLERMFLGDPPGMHDRLLDFSTAHTGAVFFAPAPRTLSELVEAVQA from the coding sequence TTGGAGGCACGAATGGTTGGAAGTGGTTGGGACCGAGTACCAATTGACTCGCAAAGCATCGATGCGCCGCTGTCGCGCGCGGCGGTGTTTCTCACGTTGACGGTCGCCGAGGGCCACGAGGCCCTTCAGGCGGTCGCCGGCATCTTGGACGGGCTGGACGACCTGATCAAAACGGTGGGCTTCCGCGATCTCAACGGCCGGCTGTCGTGCATCACTGCGCTGGGATCGGCGCTATGGGACCGTTTCCAGACCGGGAAGCGCCCGAAGGAACTACGGCCCTTCGTGCCCATCGAGGGTGCCAAGCACACCGCGCCTGCCACGCCCGGCGACCTGTTCTTTCACATCCGTGCCGAACGTGAGGATCTCTGTTTTGAATTCGAGCGCCTGCTGCTGGACCAACTGGGCAGCAGCGTGACGGTGGCCGACGAGGTGGTCGGTTTTCGCTACTTCGACTCCCGCGACCTGCTTGGCTTTGTCGATGGCACGGCCAACCCGACCGGGCACGACATCGGCGCCTCGACGCTGGTCGGCAGTGAAGATCAGGCGTTCGCCGGCGGTAGCTACTTGGTGGTGCAGAAGTATCTGCACCAAATGCAGCCGTGGGCTCGGCTCGCCAAGGACGAGCAAGAGCGGATCATCGGCCGGGAGATCGTCAGCAATGTCGAATTGCCCGACGCGACGAGCGGCCAGAAATCGCACAAGACCCTCGCCACAATCGTGGACGACGACGGCACCGAGCACGACATCCTGCGCGACAACATGCCCTTCGGCCGCCCCGGCCAGGGCGAATATGGCACCTACTTCATCGGCTACTCCAGGCATCTGTGGGTGACGCAGAAGATGCTGGAGCGCATGTTCCTCGGCGATCCGCCAGGCATGCACGACCGCCTGCTCGATTTCTCGACGGCGCACACCGGCGCCGTGTTCTTCGCTCCCGCACCGCGCACGCTGAGCGAACTCGTGGAGGCGGTGCAAGCGTAA
- a CDS encoding Putative transcriptional regulator, LysR family (Evidence 3 : Function proposed based on presence of conserved amino acid motif, structural feature or limited homology; Product type pr : putative regulator) → MRTRLARLLERRAQRARPVRRLTPTRIHTSMCQKDGLAELLISALAEASNNLPQLTTLKITTLNFTLYCDAGLPFWTDRLLGALMHDATSQFSHFRLAIAPGVPSSCLITLLALQRAEEPEVTIAFFETSGDDLMTGLEEGRYDAGISLRNAGAPAVKSQPLWVENVAVAMPLGSPLLAQAKITLAELLDYPVFRWPAEACLLLDQRLSSLPLSQQSVQHVTSFEMMALWVTAGYGVGLSAQSRMERAHAWGITMRPLSDGPYEIVTYLQRPHGRANAVSERFEHRAMLVARDRAACSNIP, encoded by the coding sequence ATGCGAACTCGTCTTGCGCGACTCCTTGAGCGACGCGCGCAGCGCGCACGGCCTGTCCGAAGGCTAACGCCGACTCGGATTCATACGTCGATGTGCCAGAAGGACGGCCTGGCTGAATTGTTGATTTCTGCATTAGCAGAAGCGTCAAACAATCTGCCACAATTAACCACGTTAAAGATAACGACGTTAAACTTCACTCTTTACTGCGACGCTGGTTTGCCTTTCTGGACAGATCGCTTATTGGGGGCCCTCATGCATGACGCCACCAGCCAGTTTTCCCATTTCAGGCTTGCTATCGCACCTGGAGTGCCATCCTCTTGCCTCATAACGCTTCTTGCCCTTCAGCGCGCAGAGGAGCCTGAAGTCACCATCGCGTTCTTTGAGACCTCGGGCGACGACCTGATGACGGGCCTTGAGGAAGGCCGCTACGACGCCGGAATCTCGCTTCGGAACGCTGGTGCTCCAGCCGTGAAAAGCCAGCCGCTCTGGGTCGAGAACGTGGCCGTTGCAATGCCGCTGGGGTCCCCCTTACTTGCCCAGGCGAAGATCACGCTTGCCGAGCTTCTGGACTATCCGGTGTTTCGCTGGCCGGCGGAGGCATGCCTACTGCTCGATCAGCGACTGTCTTCCCTTCCGTTGAGCCAACAGAGCGTGCAGCATGTGACTTCGTTCGAGATGATGGCGCTTTGGGTCACCGCTGGCTACGGTGTGGGGCTCTCGGCGCAATCGCGCATGGAGCGTGCCCATGCGTGGGGGATCACTATGCGACCGCTTTCAGACGGCCCCTACGAGATCGTGACATACCTGCAGCGGCCCCACGGACGAGCCAATGCTGTTTCTGAGCGGTTCGAGCACAGGGCAATGCTGGTTGCCAGGGATAGGGCGGCTTGCTCGAATATCCCATAG
- a CDS encoding putative transcriptional regulator, LysR family (Evidence 3 : Function proposed based on presence of conserved amino acid motif, structural feature or limited homology; Product type pr : putative regulator) — MELRHLRCFVVLAEELHFTRAAERLHIEQPPLSRAIKELEDELGVVLFDRNRRGTVLTAAGAVFLQDVRRLFTVLEQARENAKAVASGLRGSLRIAVSDGAIDPRLSAFLARCRAEEPEIEIRLSEVPLAEQVRGLRSGDFMIGFAHTADVGDGIAAEAIWHDPLVIAVPARHSLLTYKEVPLQELQGHPLVLCDPQVCEGYCRELKRLLNTLEHKLNVVEEVSSLDMMLTLVGAGYGIGFMTATKIPISQRPDVVIRPLAMDSAVITTYLLRPDGSNLSASVERFVVRLRDSSDG; from the coding sequence ATGGAGCTGCGCCATCTTCGCTGCTTCGTAGTTCTTGCTGAGGAGCTACATTTCACGCGGGCGGCTGAGCGCTTGCATATCGAACAACCACCGCTATCACGAGCCATCAAGGAACTTGAGGACGAGTTGGGCGTAGTGCTCTTCGACCGAAACCGACGAGGAACAGTTCTGACGGCGGCGGGTGCGGTCTTCTTGCAAGATGTACGCCGTCTATTCACTGTGCTGGAACAGGCTCGTGAAAATGCCAAGGCTGTGGCATCGGGCTTGCGCGGTAGCCTGCGCATCGCAGTATCAGATGGAGCTATCGATCCACGACTGTCGGCATTTCTGGCTCGTTGTCGCGCCGAGGAGCCGGAGATCGAAATACGCTTGTCAGAAGTGCCTCTGGCAGAGCAAGTGCGCGGTTTGCGCTCGGGCGACTTCATGATCGGGTTCGCGCACACGGCCGATGTCGGCGACGGTATCGCTGCCGAGGCAATCTGGCACGACCCGCTGGTGATTGCTGTGCCAGCTCGGCACTCATTGCTCACCTACAAGGAGGTGCCACTTCAAGAACTCCAAGGCCATCCACTTGTCCTGTGCGACCCGCAGGTATGCGAGGGTTATTGCCGCGAACTCAAGCGGCTGCTCAACACGTTGGAGCACAAGCTGAATGTTGTCGAGGAAGTATCCTCACTGGACATGATGCTCACCTTGGTCGGCGCCGGCTACGGCATCGGCTTCATGACGGCGACCAAGATTCCCATCTCTCAACGGCCGGATGTGGTGATCCGCCCCTTGGCGATGGATTCTGCCGTGATCACGACCTACCTGCTTCGGCCCGACGGCAGCAATTTATCGGCTTCGGTAGAGCGATTTGTCGTTCGCCTACGCGACTCATCGGACGGTTGA
- a CDS encoding Hypothetical protein (Evidence 5 : No homology to any previously reported sequences), translated as MVQCGSKYPARATHQDVSHFLVRDILAPLVSGQQLKPANIFAGICLLPQGVVILTGCLPWLGPGAEPQQSAGDDQPQACSSAWFAIGQGSDGEDARHPLMCVAEHSLRLILTTPRT; from the coding sequence ATGGTTCAGTGCGGCAGTAAGTATCCGGCGCGGGCTACGCATCAGGATGTCTCACACTTTCTGGTGAGAGACATTCTGGCTCCTCTAGTCTCCGGCCAGCAACTGAAGCCGGCGAATATTTTCGCCGGCATTTGTCTGCTGCCCCAAGGCGTTGTGATTTTGACGGGGTGCTTGCCTTGGCTCGGGCCAGGAGCAGAACCTCAGCAATCCGCAGGTGATGATCAACCGCAGGCGTGTTCGAGCGCCTGGTTCGCAATCGGTCAAGGGTCGGACGGAGAAGATGCGCGGCATCCATTGATGTGCGTGGCTGAACATAGCCTTCGCCTGATCCTGACCACCCCACGGACTTGA
- the pgsA gene encoding CDP-diacylglycerol--glycerol-3-phosphate 3-phosphatidyltransferase (Phosphatidylglycerophosphate synthase) (PGP synthase) (Evidence 2a : Function of homologous gene experimentally demonstrated in an other organism; PubMedId : 3003065, 8195097; Product type e : enzyme), which yields MPINIPILLTWLRVALIPLMVGVLYIPDAWLGSFNKTQGLAATLIFIVAALTDWIDGFLARRWNQTSAFGAFLDPVADKLMVAGALLVLIELDRVNAVIAFIIIGREITISALREWMAQIGASKSVAVSSLGKIKTIAQMVAIPMLLYYDSIWGINLKFWGDILLWVAAVLTVWSMFYYLRKAWPLIKESAGHLL from the coding sequence ATGCCCATCAATATCCCTATTCTTCTCACATGGTTGCGCGTTGCGCTGATTCCGCTGATGGTCGGCGTGCTGTATATCCCAGACGCCTGGCTGGGATCGTTCAATAAAACGCAAGGCCTGGCGGCCACTCTGATTTTCATTGTTGCGGCGCTGACCGACTGGATAGATGGTTTTCTGGCGCGTCGCTGGAATCAGACTTCGGCCTTCGGTGCATTTCTCGATCCTGTGGCCGACAAACTGATGGTCGCCGGCGCCTTGCTGGTGCTGATCGAACTTGACCGCGTCAATGCAGTCATTGCCTTCATCATTATCGGTCGTGAAATCACGATTTCCGCCCTGCGCGAATGGATGGCGCAGATCGGCGCATCGAAATCGGTTGCTGTCAGTTCGCTCGGCAAGATCAAGACTATCGCGCAAATGGTGGCGATACCGATGCTGCTTTATTACGATAGTATCTGGGGTATCAATCTCAAATTCTGGGGTGACATCCTGCTCTGGGTTGCTGCCGTGCTTACCGTCTGGTCGATGTTTTATTACCTGCGCAAGGCGTGGCCCCTGATCAAGGAAAGTGCAGGACATTTGCTTTAA